In Sesamum indicum cultivar Zhongzhi No. 13 linkage group LG8, S_indicum_v1.0, whole genome shotgun sequence, the sequence AGGCTGTTGACATTGCAAAGAAGATCAAGGACCCCCAGAAAGCGGCCAAGCAACTGGCAACAGAAGCATTGAACAGAGAGAGCAAGGACGACATCTCATGCATCGTCGTCCGGTTCTAGCTCTTGTACATTATGCCCTCTATCTGATGCAATATGGTTCATAGAAATCCAGCTCGAGTGTCGATCTGAGAACGGCTGCTATTATCTGGCCCCGGTGTAATATTAAGTGTCAAAGCTTTTGTTATGTGGTTTACTATTgcttgatttctttttctttttctttttccttctttgttttttttttttggtgggggggggggggggattttCACCATTGTTTCTGTGTAATTTGCATGAAAACATCCAAGTTGGGTTGTTTTATACAGTGTTCTCTGTAATAATCCCATATAGGAAAAAGGTTCCAGTGATATATAcaagatgttttttttttttttttggtggggggggggggtagaTTTTCACCATTGTTTCTGTGTAATTTGCATGAAAACATCCAAGTTGGGTTGTTTTATACAGTGTTCTCTGTAATAATCCCATATAGGAAAAAGGTTCCAGTGATATATACAAGATGTAGCTATTTGCCTGTGCTTCAGTTCTACTACCCCATTTATACAATAGTATCACATCCACGCTTCTCTACGTATGCATCCCAACCTTTAAACTgcaatttaattcttaattttgcTCCTTATCTcctacataattataaaaactattcGTGACAGTAGAAAAACAAAGGTAGTTTATTTAATGATGATGACTTTTTTGGGgtatatgcataattttaaggatagtttgtgtaatgatgatGCTGTATTTGGGgctgtgtaatttttaaaaaatgtaggTGACTTGTACGAATAATGATGTCGTTTTTTATGTGGGACAAAAGTGAAATAGAAGTTTCGTTGGTGTGGATGCCATAGAGGATATGTCGCGAAAAATTTATGGTCCACCTTCAACTTAGGGGATGATTGAAttctctattttaaatttgttgtggcttttatttatttatttttattgcatttaatatattcttgTGTATGttgattgttttatttgtttcatttaaaaaatttatatatatgtatagactaaatataataaaatagaaaatagaaatttcaCTTGGAATCACAAACACGCCATAAATAGTTGAGAGCCAACAAAATcgaataacaaaaataaaaagaaagagaataaattatctttttccttttcaactAAGCAATGGGAATTCAGAGTTAGTTGCACTTGAACCCTacaaaaatacgaaattatacTTCGTCCAAaacgatttaaaaattacatttgtaccctCTTTGATAATTCTCCATTTACAACTATTTATATGTCAGAAACATAATAGAGTTTCATAGGTCCCTCTGTCAGCAAATTATACACGGAAAAGCTCCCAACATGCTGTTCAATGGATTGCACATCTTGATTCGTAACACTTATTCGTATATAATGTGCCAAAGCATTTATAGCTCCAGGGCTCTTTCATGTATGATTAAACTCAAATATACGCCTCAAATATCTTACGTACCACTGAGAAGTCTCTGAAGTATTAGTAGAGCTAACAACACATCAATAGTTCGATGGACATGCACAATAACAATGTAGAGTTCCGTGTTACAATTTACAAGTATCTATTCGTgcaaataatatgaataatttaatactaataaaatttataattttatatatttaatatttgcaaaaatttaaatataaattatattaattgaaataaatttattatttttttaaaaaataattattattaggtaTAGTGattaagcaaaaataattttttttttcaattaagcTTTTCAGAAGTGTTTTTTCCTAAAcgatattaaatttaacttatatttgctttttactttttctttttataaatactaatcaattttaattgtcCTACAACTTTtcctaaagaaaaaaaaaaaaaatttggccGGAAGTTTCGCGCGTCACCCAACGCGCTCGGGCACGTAATCCCATATAAGAGGTGCTGGCCCGTATACAGCAAACTCAAGCCCGGTTCTCTCTCCTTaaaccctctctctctctaaaaccCTGTCTCTCTCCCTCTTCACAAGAATCTAAAGCCCACCCCGTAAATTCGCCGACTAATCAATTTCAACGCAATCGTCATTCAGGTTTCATCATTTCTGATCGTCAAATGTCTAGATTATCGAAGCTAAATGCGTCGAACCCGAAAGTTTGGTTGGTGATCGGTGTGGGCCTTGCCGGAGTTTTAATCCTCGCTGAGGTCCAACGCCGTCGGATCACAGCCAAGAACAACTTGAAAGAAGATTTTGGTGCTTTTATCGAACGTTTTGAACTTCTTCCATCTCCTCAGCCTCCTCCGCCCGCCGCTCGCCTGCCGCTCTCCGGCCTCAACTTTGCCGTTAATGACAAGTATGTGatcattgttttcttttgttattcaCTTTTGTCGCATTGTTTTTTGGTGTGGGCCGTCTAtctcaaatttaattgcatGGTTGACTTAGTTTTCTTGGTTCAGTGGGGTTATTTTCAACTGAAGATTTGATGGGTACTAATAATTTGCCTGGTCTCTCTTGAAAAGGCGGGTGTTGTGAAAGGACTGTCTCTTGGAAAAGTTTACCGTTGAAAGTCCCATATCGGTTCGAATGCAACTCCTGGAAGTTAATAGACGTATTACATTAGCTTTTTGGTGAAGTGATACtgtcttttcaaataaaatgttGGGCTGCATGATTAGCTGAAAATGATTACTTAAATTCTTAGACGATGGAGTAAACCAGATTGGCATAAAATGTCGTTCCAGGAAAATTGAATCTATGGTTTTGCGGCTTATATTCTTGCCTTTAAACTTATACCTATTTGTGACTATTCTGTAGCTTTGATATAAAGGGCTACATAACGGGATATGGAAGTGCAGATTGGAAGAGGACACATGTGGCAGCAGGGAAAACTGCTGTAGTGGTGACAACATTGCTAAGGAGTGGAGCTGCTTGCTTGGGCAAGACAGTCATGGATGAGCTTGGTTTTGGGTatattccttttttccttGAATTTAGCTCTTCTTTTACACGGCATTTGCTGACTCAATGTTACAAAGGTACGTTGAGAATTTGAAATGTCAATGTCTGTGCAAACTTGATTCTGTAAGGATGATAAAAGTGTATCCTGCCAAGATGAGGTAGAAGTATTTTACTGTCTGGTACAAACTCACTACATATGCTTGGCCTTCGAGGTTACGTTTATGGGGGAACTTGCCATACCCTTCAATCTTTCTTTACTCTTCTTGTTTCTTTGGGGGAATGGGGGGATGGGGAGCAGAAGGTTTGTGGGTGGGTGGCCTGATGTGGAGTCTCAAGGAAGCGACTGATTATTGTTCTTGGCCTATGTTGCAGGATATTaggtgaaaataaaaactatgGAACTCCAATTAATCCAGCAAAGCCATCTCATGTTCCTGGAGGCTCATCTAGTGGATCAGCAGTTGCTGTTGCTGCCCAGATTGTAGATTTTGCTCTTGGTATGGTATTTTCTTccagataaattaaattccagtgttttttattgttttaaatgTCTGCtaatgttatttttctaatcaaggttttatgcatttttttattttttcttatgcGATTGGGGGGCATGAAGAGGTCcaagttaaaaaagaaaagaaaatgaagttgatggaagaaataaatatggaACTAACTCGATATGGTTTACAGGTCAATATAACTATTCTATCTGCaacaaataattcatttcTAAAAAATGATTGAATGACAACAAATGTTAAGAATCGAAAGTTTGATAGTATCAAGATTCTCAAAGTATCAATTCATGagtttgtaaaaattttaacagttTCATTTCATAATGAAGCTATTATTTCGATATACAAAGAGTGCTATAGATATTTGTATACATGCATACGTATAAGAAAGGAGGGGTGGGGGCATCCAAGTTATCGAGAGATAAACTAATTCAATACTTTTGAACAAGCATGGCCTATCAGCCTAATTTTAAAGCATCAATAACCACATTTCTTAGGTTgagtttgaattatttttttgggtaagtgGCATGTCTTCTACCATGAAGGTTTTGTTTgcatttaaatacatttttcagGCGAATAGACACCTCTGGCAGGGATATATTTGAAGTCTATGAATAGTTTTAAACTATATCACCTGTACACAGATTTTAATAATCAAGCTCTTGTTTCAAACAGGGGTCcaacttcttttcttttctcatacTTTTTTGTAGTTCTCTTTGACATTTGTTTCGGTTCTTGCTCCAGCCTATCTAATGAGTGTAGCTTGAGGATTAATGTATTTGTAGGCTTTGTATGAAGGGTATGGATTTTTTTAGAACCATCTACAATATATTCGAAGATAGTTGTACGACAAAactgcatttttcttttatacctAATCTACCTTATGTTATATTCATAATTCATCTATTACTCCTTCACCCCAGTTTTCTTTTCTGGAGACTCTTCACACTCACTCATTTATACAGCTGACGCGTGAACTGAGTTccttacaaaacaaaaacatacaaTCTTAAGTTCTTTAGAATGACCACGTTATTATTTCAGACAGTTGTTTGATGCTATTATGTTTATCTTACAATTATGGTTCCATATTGTTAGGTTTATTCTATAACCATCTGGCGTTTATCATGCTTGCTTCTTTTGCCATCTACTTGTGCAGGTTTCATTAGATATGATCTCCTCAAAGATGTCTCTTGTGTTTATGAATTGCTTTagcttttcaaatttttgcatTCTTATAATGTAAACTGATATTGTAGGTACTGATACAATTGGTTGTATAAGAGTACCAGCATCATTTTGTGGCATCCTTGGATTCAGACCGTCTCATGGAATTGTGTCTACAGTTGGTGTGCTGCCAAACTCCCAAAGTTTGGATACTGTTGGTATGCAATCATCGTTAGACTGCAATTTTGGAAGTTTCAGATTCTCATATAGCTTGCTGCTTCTTTGAACGGCCAAAACTAGTGCATAAAAGTGAATTAAGATTGGCATAGTAGACTCAAGTTAAGTAGATATGGTTTCTGAGCTGGTTTTCAAGGGCTTAAAGAGATATAACAGTTGGAAGCTACATTTCATGGTTAAGATCGTTTTATTGTCTTGGATACTTGACAGCAACACCCGTATTTAATATGCTTGTCTTTCTAGATGCAAGTTTTTACTTAGGCAGGCCATTATTGCATGTGATGGCTGtagaaatttcttttattttcagtaattAATATGGACACTATAACAACACTGCTTTAGGATGGTTGGCTTCTGATCCATCTGTTTTGCATCGCGTCGGACATGCTATACTGAAGTTAAATCTGTTGGAACCTAAAAGGACGCGACGCATAATTATAGCTGATGATCTGTTCCAGCTTTCCAAGGTTCCCTTGCAGAAGACTGTGTATGTTGTAAGCAAAGCAACAGAGAGGCTATCTGGCTGTAAGTGGTTTTGTTGGTGTGATATGAAATACTTTTCTGCTTGTaatgatttgattaataaaatttcaaactacTATTTACAATATTGTCCtgattaattctaaaatttgtgGCCCAAAataacaattgaaaatttatggaTTTCCTTCCATTGTTTTTATTTGCAGACCAGACGCCTAAGCATATGAATTTTGGGCAGTACATTGCTTCAAATGTTCCCAGCCTAAAAAGTTTCCATGAAGAATCGGAGAAACTGCAAATTGGAACATCTACTTTGAGAGCACTATCTTCTGCGATGCTTTCTCTTCAGAGGTATCGCCCAAATAGTTGAATATTTTTGCAACATGTATCTGGTCATTcagcataaaaaattatgttatctTATACCTTGATGCATATGTGCTTATATTTTGAGCTTTTGGAAGTAAATTTATTCCCCCCTGTTGTGGAGGGAGGAAAGGGGAAAAATTCAGTTTGTCGCACAAGTATCAAGTTTTGGCCTCCCTTTTCCAATCCAAGCATGGGTTTTCTCTGACTAGCCTATTTTGCGTTTCAGATATGAGTTCAGGACAAATAATGAGGAGTGGATTAAATCAGCCAAACCCAAATTAGGTCCTGATGTCTCCAATTGTGTGCGGGCAGCAATAAACGCCACACAAGAGGATGTCAAAAGCCTATATAAAGTTAGAATGGAAATGCGGGCTACTGTACAAAGTCTGTTGAAGGTATATTAGCTATTTCATTAGAATGGATCCTTTCTCCATGTTGCATGGTGGAGTTGTGGTTATCCTTCGAAGTTCTTAGGGATACTGAAGAATCTGCTCTTTGTTTTTCCGGAGGTATGGGTTCCGGTAAAACCATGATTTGGTTGCAACATGGATCCATGCCAAATATTTTAGCACATTCATCTTTCACCTAATCTTGGAGTGTGTGCAGCACGGTAGAACAGGTCTAATTGTCTGGAAAATCTAAGTGTAGATATGTTTCCTGTTTTGCAGTATGAACTTATAAGTATGGTGATTGTGGTCATGCTTGCCATCATAAGCTCGAATCCCACTGAAATTTTGACCACCATCAAAGTGATAGTGTAAAACTGGAATGAAGCAGGGCAGTTATGATCCTTACCTCAAGTTGATCAGTAGGACTCCTTGAAGTAATACAGAATCTTTAGTATCCAAGCACTGCTCATTTTTAATGCAAACTTTATCTGCTATAGCATTAGGTGTCTGTTGGATAATAGCTGTATTTATGACTGTTTAGGAGCTATGCGACACATTGTACTGTTTATCTACAGTATAGTGGCTAAAGTAAAAGAATCAGATCTCATGAGAAACAGctgtatttttcaattgtCCTGGTTACCATCGAGATGGATCGGTATCTAAATGATGAAATTGTGCAGAGGTCTGATTAGTGTCTGCTTAGAAGAAGGTTTTGAAGGCCTCTGTAAAGATGAGCTTGATGAttctgaattttattttgcattcaAGTTGATCTTACACTCTTTATTTATTGGACCTTTGCTTATGTTGAATAAACTTTTCAATCACTTTTCGCTCTTGGTTACTGTTTTCTGTCTAATTGGTTTTATtctcttcttgatttttgaaGGATGATGGGAT encodes:
- the LOC105169229 gene encoding outer envelope protein 64, mitochondrial is translated as MSRLSKLNASNPKVWLVIGVGLAGVLILAEVQRRRITAKNNLKEDFGAFIERFELLPSPQPPPPAARLPLSGLNFAVNDNFDIKGYITGYGSADWKRTHVAAGKTAVVVTTLLRSGAACLGKTVMDELGFGILGENKNYGTPINPAKPSHVPGGSSSGSAVAVAAQIVDFALGTDTIGCIRVPASFCGILGFRPSHGIVSTVGVLPNSQSLDTVGWLASDPSVLHRVGHAILKLNLLEPKRTRRIIIADDLFQLSKVPLQKTVYVVSKATERLSGYQTPKHMNFGQYIASNVPSLKSFHEESEKLQIGTSTLRALSSAMLSLQRYEFRTNNEEWIKSAKPKLGPDVSNCVRAAINATQEDVKSLYKVRMEMRATVQSLLKDDGILVIPTVADPPPKRNSKKGLPAEYLDRMSALLSVATMSGGCQVAIPFGKHDESPISVSFIASHGMDKFLLDTVLDMHSSLQEEVSVVSSFSPLPYTNGNMDAAELLKEKGNAAYKGKQWNKAVSYYSEAIKLNDANATYYSNRAAAYLELGCFQQAEEDCSRAISLDKKYVKAYLRRGTARESLLLYREALQDFKHALVLEPQNKVASLAEKRLRKLIS